One part of the Nocardioides zeae genome encodes these proteins:
- a CDS encoding MBL fold metallo-hydrolase, translating into MPLTLAPSIVVDRVADGLHRVAHGPVNLYVAHEATSVGLVDAGLPATYPVVEEALRLLGFRTADLTAVLVTHGHFDHLGFARRLQREHDTPVLVHPDDGHLAAHPYGYRPRRNRFAFAATHPGGWPHLASMTRLGALTVRPPLRTDPLVEGVVADFPGRPEVLLTPGHTDGEVVLHFPDADAVVTGDALVTLDPYTGRRGPRAVATGATNDPATAVASLARIGATGARVVLPGHGDPWYGGAAAAAERAAVAGAA; encoded by the coding sequence ATGCCTCTCACCCTCGCCCCGTCCATCGTCGTCGACCGGGTCGCCGACGGCCTGCACCGCGTCGCCCACGGCCCGGTCAACCTCTACGTGGCCCACGAGGCCACCTCGGTCGGGCTCGTCGATGCGGGCCTGCCCGCGACGTACCCCGTCGTCGAGGAGGCACTCCGCCTCCTCGGGTTCCGCACCGCCGACCTCACCGCCGTCCTCGTCACCCACGGGCACTTCGACCACCTCGGCTTCGCGCGCCGCCTCCAGCGGGAGCACGACACGCCCGTCCTGGTGCACCCGGACGACGGCCACCTGGCGGCGCACCCCTACGGCTACCGGCCCCGCCGCAACCGCTTCGCGTTCGCCGCGACGCACCCGGGCGGTTGGCCGCACCTCGCGTCGATGACCCGCCTGGGTGCCCTGACGGTGCGCCCTCCGCTGCGGACCGACCCCCTCGTCGAGGGCGTCGTCGCCGACTTCCCCGGCCGACCGGAGGTGCTGCTGACGCCCGGGCACACCGACGGCGAGGTGGTGCTGCACTTCCCGGACGCGGACGCCGTCGTGACCGGCGACGCCCTCGTGACGCTGGACCCCTACACGGGGCGGCGCGGACCCCGCGCCGTCGCCACCGGGGCCACGAACGACCCGGCGACCGCCGTCGCCTCCCTCGCGCGGATCGGCGCCACGGGCGCGCGGGTGGTGCTGCCGGGGCACGGGGACCCCTGGTA